One Streptomyces sp. ML-6 DNA segment encodes these proteins:
- a CDS encoding aminopeptidase P family protein, protein MAKGRKNGLYSGISDELSALMRTGWADTERHDLRPDEQAPYAAARRAALSARFPGERLVVPSGNLKVRSNDDTYPFRPYSGYVHMTGDQARDGALVLEPRADGGHDAYCYQLPRDGRDDDEFWTGVTAELWMGRRRSLAEAEVVLGLPCRDVRGAAEDLAAASGAPTRIVRGVDPALEAAVTTDEERDDELEEALSGLRLVKDDWEIGELRKAVDSTVRGFVDAIGDLSGAIASSERWIEGTFFRRARLEGNAVGYGSICAAGEHATIMHWTRNDGPVRPGDLLLFDAGVETHTLYTADVTRTLPISGTFSPVQRKVYDAVYEAQEAGIAAVKPGAAFRDFHEASQRHLAARLVEWGFIEGPADRAYELGLQRRFTMAGTGHMLGLDVHDCAQARNEEYVDGVLEPGMVLTVEPGLYFQPDDLTVPEEWRGIGVRIEDDLVVTEDGHENLSAGLPRSADEVEAWMDQHAG, encoded by the coding sequence GTGGCGAAAGGCCGTAAGAACGGTCTCTACTCAGGGATCTCCGATGAACTGTCCGCCCTGATGCGGACGGGGTGGGCGGACACCGAGCGGCACGACCTGCGGCCCGACGAGCAGGCCCCGTACGCGGCCGCCCGCCGTGCCGCGCTCTCCGCGCGCTTCCCCGGCGAACGTCTCGTCGTCCCCTCGGGGAACCTCAAGGTCCGCTCCAACGACGACACCTACCCGTTCCGGCCGTACTCGGGCTACGTGCACATGACCGGGGACCAGGCCCGGGACGGCGCCCTCGTCCTCGAACCCCGCGCGGACGGCGGCCACGACGCCTACTGCTACCAGCTGCCGCGGGACGGCCGGGACGACGACGAGTTCTGGACCGGTGTCACGGCGGAGCTGTGGATGGGCCGGCGCCGTTCCCTCGCCGAGGCGGAGGTCGTGCTCGGGCTGCCCTGCCGGGACGTCCGCGGGGCGGCCGAGGACCTGGCCGCCGCCTCCGGCGCGCCGACCCGGATCGTCCGCGGCGTCGACCCGGCCCTGGAGGCCGCCGTCACCACCGACGAGGAGCGCGACGACGAGCTGGAGGAGGCGCTCAGTGGCCTCCGCCTCGTCAAGGACGACTGGGAGATCGGCGAGCTCCGCAAGGCCGTGGACTCCACGGTGCGCGGATTCGTCGATGCGATCGGTGACCTCTCCGGGGCGATCGCATCGTCCGAGCGGTGGATCGAGGGCACGTTCTTCCGCCGGGCGCGGCTGGAGGGCAACGCCGTCGGCTACGGCTCGATCTGCGCCGCGGGCGAGCACGCCACGATCATGCACTGGACGAGGAACGACGGCCCGGTGCGCCCGGGGGACCTGCTCCTGTTCGACGCGGGCGTGGAGACGCACACCCTCTACACCGCCGACGTCACCCGCACGCTCCCCATCAGCGGCACCTTCTCCCCCGTGCAGCGCAAGGTCTACGACGCGGTGTACGAGGCCCAGGAGGCCGGCATCGCGGCGGTCAAGCCGGGTGCCGCGTTCCGGGACTTCCACGAGGCGTCGCAGCGTCATCTGGCGGCCCGGCTGGTCGAGTGGGGCTTCATCGAGGGCCCGGCCGACCGGGCGTACGAGCTCGGTCTCCAGCGCCGCTTCACCATGGCGGGCACCGGCCACATGCTCGGCCTGGACGTCCACGACTGCGCGCAGGCCAGGAACGAGGAGTACGTCGACGGCGTGCTGGAGCCGGGCATGGTGCTCACCGTGGAACCCGGCCTGTACTTCCAGCCGGACGACCTGACCGTGCCCGAGGAGTGGCGCGGCATCGGCGTCCGGATCGAGGACGACCTGGTCGTCACCGAGGACGGCCACGAAAACCTGTCGGCGGGCCTGCCGAGGTCGGCGGACGAGGTCGAGGCCTGGATGGACCAGCACGCGGGCTGA
- a CDS encoding SRPBCC family protein has translation MARNRRLILSSPSEVWDLLSDGRRYGEWVSGTQQIIDVDPHWPGVGARLQVRVGVGPLTLDDTCVVRICEPRHRLELEAKADPFGAARIAMKLIPWGENTLFVLEWHALRGPGIRMHGLPVDYLVSIRNGMMLTKLARIAVREHHDSSGDVLRNTRSR, from the coding sequence GTGGCCCGGAATCGCCGGTTGATCCTGAGTTCGCCGTCCGAGGTCTGGGACCTGCTGTCCGACGGCCGTCGCTACGGGGAATGGGTCTCGGGAACACAACAGATCATCGACGTGGACCCGCACTGGCCCGGAGTGGGCGCCCGGCTGCAGGTCAGGGTCGGCGTCGGGCCGCTGACCCTCGACGACACCTGCGTCGTACGCATCTGCGAGCCGCGGCACCGCCTGGAACTGGAGGCGAAGGCGGACCCCTTCGGGGCGGCCCGCATCGCCATGAAGCTGATCCCCTGGGGCGAGAACACCCTCTTCGTCCTCGAATGGCACGCCCTGCGGGGGCCGGGCATCCGGATGCACGGCCTTCCCGTGGACTACCTCGTCTCGATCCGCAACGGCATGATGCTGACGAAGCTGGCCCGGATCGCGGTGCGCGAGCACCACGACAGTTCCGGTGACGTCCTGCGGAACACCCGGAGCCGATGA
- a CDS encoding zinc-binding dehydrogenase — MPGQFGEREGADEAGRNGVRAVFMAVEADRAGMRALAELAESGALRPHIAEVLPLARVGRAHELSASGRTSGKIVLTTDAHRSTSEEEPR; from the coding sequence GTGCCGGGCCAGTTCGGCGAGCGCGAGGGGGCCGACGAAGCCGGCCGCAACGGCGTCCGGGCCGTGTTCATGGCGGTGGAGGCCGACCGCGCGGGCATGCGGGCCCTCGCCGAACTCGCCGAAAGCGGTGCGCTGCGTCCGCACATCGCCGAGGTGCTGCCGCTCGCGCGGGTCGGCAGGGCGCACGAACTCTCCGCGTCCGGCCGCACCAGCGGAAAGATCGTCCTGACCACCGACGCCCACCGCTCCACCTCCGAGGAGGAGCCCCGGTGA
- a CDS encoding cupin: MRGAHMYVVSESDRRTTRTPAGSMFGLAAPSQGSTEVSTWRVELGADSATPVHVIDREQVWMPLSGEFEIEVEGEAGRAGAGQAVIVPAGAVRQLKAAGGPAGALVAMAVGGKAMLPGGEEKIPLPWAE, encoded by the coding sequence ATGAGGGGTGCGCACATGTACGTGGTCAGTGAGAGCGATCGGCGGACGACCAGGACTCCGGCCGGCTCCATGTTCGGCCTGGCTGCCCCCAGCCAGGGCAGTACCGAGGTCAGTACCTGGCGGGTGGAACTGGGTGCGGACTCCGCCACGCCGGTGCACGTCATCGACCGCGAACAGGTGTGGATGCCCCTGTCGGGCGAGTTCGAGATCGAGGTGGAAGGCGAGGCCGGGCGCGCCGGGGCCGGTCAGGCCGTCATCGTGCCCGCCGGCGCGGTACGGCAACTGAAGGCCGCGGGCGGCCCGGCGGGGGCTCTGGTCGCCATGGCCGTGGGCGGCAAGGCGATGCTGCCGGGCGGCGAGGAGAAGATCCCGCTTCCGTGGGCCGAGTGA
- a CDS encoding MarR family transcriptional regulator, with protein MKPHDPLERAELTFLLGMAFQLVLSEFVSRLDAAGHADLRPMHGLVFQALRGSGATSSELAEQLGVTKQAAGQIVDDLEKRGYVERRPHPAGGRRKLVVLTGKALEHLTAAGRILHELEGQLAEQLHEAGREVPRAELAALIRTLAGDSIPPWRPVW; from the coding sequence GTGAAGCCCCATGACCCCCTCGAGCGTGCCGAGCTCACCTTCCTGCTCGGGATGGCCTTCCAGCTCGTCCTCTCCGAGTTCGTGAGCCGCCTCGACGCCGCCGGCCATGCCGATCTGCGCCCCATGCACGGGCTCGTCTTCCAGGCGCTGCGTGGTTCCGGCGCGACGAGCAGCGAACTGGCCGAGCAGCTCGGGGTCACCAAGCAGGCCGCCGGCCAGATCGTCGACGACCTGGAGAAGCGGGGCTACGTCGAGCGCCGGCCCCACCCCGCCGGCGGTCGGCGCAAGCTCGTCGTCCTGACCGGGAAGGCATTGGAGCACCTGACTGCGGCCGGGCGGATCCTGCATGAACTGGAGGGGCAGCTGGCCGAGCAGCTCCACGAAGCCGGCCGGGAGGTTCCGCGAGCCGAACTCGCCGCGCTCATCCGCACCTTGGCCGGGGACTCGATCCCGCCGTGGCGCCCCGTCTGGTGA
- a CDS encoding SDR family NAD(P)-dependent oxidoreductase, with amino-acid sequence MDLTGRTALITGATRGIGLAIAHTLHAHGARLVITGRSEEVGRAALARLDAGDDITLCVADATDRADAERAVDETVDRYGHLDIVVNNVGGATDFATVADITDNTWHHTLALNLDSALYTTRHALSHLIPQHSGRIINIASMEGRDPDPGLCAYAAAKHALIGLTRVLAKEVGPYGVTANCVCPGAVETDWFTEQGPRAARVLDTDYPGLLRHFTDRTATGRLTRPEEVAAAVLLLASRAGSGITGACIPVDGGATV; translated from the coding sequence ATGGACCTCACCGGCAGGACCGCGCTGATCACCGGAGCCACCCGCGGCATCGGCCTGGCCATCGCCCACACCCTCCACGCCCACGGCGCCCGGCTCGTCATCACCGGCCGCTCCGAGGAGGTCGGCCGGGCGGCCCTCGCCCGGCTGGACGCCGGGGACGACATCACCCTGTGCGTGGCCGACGCCACCGACCGGGCCGACGCCGAACGCGCGGTCGACGAGACGGTGGACCGCTACGGGCACCTCGACATCGTCGTCAACAACGTGGGCGGCGCCACCGACTTCGCCACCGTCGCCGACATCACCGACAACACCTGGCACCACACCCTCGCCCTCAACCTCGACTCCGCCCTCTACACCACCCGCCACGCCCTGTCCCACCTGATACCGCAGCACTCCGGCCGCATCATCAACATCGCCTCCATGGAAGGCCGTGACCCGGATCCCGGCCTGTGCGCCTACGCCGCCGCCAAGCACGCCCTGATCGGGCTCACCCGGGTCCTGGCCAAGGAAGTGGGTCCGTACGGCGTCACCGCCAACTGCGTATGTCCCGGTGCCGTGGAGACCGACTGGTTCACCGAACAGGGCCCCCGGGCCGCGCGCGTTCTCGACACCGACTACCCCGGTCTGTTACGCCACTTCACCGACCGCACCGCCACCGGCCGCCTGACCCGGCCCGAGGAGGTCGCCGCCGCCGTCCTGCTCCTCGCCTCCCGCGCCGGCTCCGGCATCACGGGCGCGTGCATCCCCGTCGACGGAGGCGCCACCGTCTGA
- a CDS encoding 4'-phosphopantetheinyl transferase superfamily protein, whose protein sequence is MTPAIPPLTGARHRRVVSAAGPVDLWWYIAPGGCPVPGRVLLRHAVAARQARPAETVTLVRDPLGRPALAPEQNLPPLRLTAAHCGPVTLAALVAAPRGGIRIGIDIEHLASPPPPDLLRYALRPGEATVSADRPETIRREEFLTLWTAKEAMAKALGWSLLRALVDVEITLRPRLSLARLGHEPAPRGWQLLPLNLPGTPHTITLVTHHPPSGPRQENTWTSPAGPR, encoded by the coding sequence GTGACGCCGGCGATTCCCCCACTCACCGGCGCCCGCCACCGCCGGGTGGTCTCCGCGGCGGGCCCGGTCGACCTCTGGTGGTACATCGCGCCGGGAGGATGCCCCGTACCCGGCCGGGTCCTGCTGCGCCACGCCGTCGCGGCGCGGCAGGCCCGCCCGGCCGAGACCGTCACCCTGGTCCGCGACCCGCTCGGCCGCCCCGCCCTCGCACCGGAACAGAACCTGCCGCCCCTGCGTCTCACCGCCGCCCACTGCGGGCCCGTGACCCTGGCCGCACTGGTCGCGGCGCCCCGGGGCGGCATCCGGATCGGCATCGACATCGAGCACCTGGCCTCCCCTCCACCGCCGGACCTGCTGCGGTACGCGCTCCGCCCGGGCGAGGCCACCGTGTCGGCCGACCGGCCCGAGACCATACGGAGGGAGGAGTTCCTCACCCTGTGGACGGCCAAGGAGGCCATGGCCAAGGCACTGGGATGGTCCCTGCTGCGGGCCCTCGTCGATGTCGAGATCACCCTGCGGCCCCGGCTCTCCCTGGCCCGACTGGGGCACGAACCGGCGCCCCGCGGCTGGCAGTTGCTGCCCCTGAACCTGCCCGGCACACCGCACACGATCACCCTCGTCACCCACCATCCGCCCTCCGGCCCACGACAGGAGAACACATGGACCTCACCGGCAGGACCGCGCTGA
- a CDS encoding SDR family oxidoreductase, with protein MSGGRPEVPAARDLAGKIALVTGGGKGVGAAISRELARHGALVVVNSFHSPRAAEETVASIRTAGGRAEPLRASVAKHDQVTAMFATLAERHGGVDILVNNAARGVFARFDDLTDSEWQRALDTNLHGARWCALEAAPLMAARGGGAIVNVSSVGAGLAMDNYLLVGVCKAALEAMTRYLAADLGPSGIRVNTASAGLLDNATAALFPGADALRATCAAAAPLGGVGHEDDLARLVAFLASPQARWISGQCLLADGGLSVGRAMLTPHGAAPTPPPPPPPFPTLPSPPPPSPAPASSPVQVQVPAPPPVRADFASTTRPPATERNTARTVAVVGMGLVVPGAEGPEEFRRRLMEGVPQFDEPGERFPLEDFWSPEAAPDRTYSRVAGYVRPAPDTEEGTGQHIGKRADENAKEEDFLTVWTRTALLQCDAPRLASGAGVRTACFAGAWAEGSPHMEESLLVEAAADGIAEHWDGEQAEDPEDPGALRALLVRWLRSAHRHAGAPAGHLPTAALRAAVASVLLRPVPVQVVDTACSSALYAIDLGARALLDGECDLALCGGVFSLGPRYSVLFSQLRGLSRSGAVRALDADADGVLFADGAAFVTLKRLDAARADGDHVLGVLAGFGAASDGRGRAVHAPNSKGQERALSRARAISGIAPEQIDWVVAHATGTPVGDRVERGVLAEQLPHAWCTSNKSVFGHTGWAAGAVSVVHALQAMAHSTIPPQIPYRCPDHAPPLRVPTEPVAWPRPADRPRTVGVSAFGFGGTNGHLLLQDAPRPGETAPASLPAPVEDDPVVVVAWSAHLPGAPDAADIARRLADGRNPAARRSFGARYPIPSFAEVRIPASTAAGIDRAQLMALQAVAALVPRDAPPRWEGLRETCGVFAAHTGVPAASPDTTVRCHAASLTGAVGRPLPDGLDRTALRRATSAFLDAVRERTRPGEDTLAGLMPNVIPARIAALHDLHGPTMILDTGLTSGRSALGAAAAHLRRGELEMALVLGVNGATGPLFTRLHDPAGSRQTAEGAFVLVLTRSSVARARGWPLLTTLDTLSARLSAGHCAPDGPGWSYPGADDLVTALRHIVTHPPHPTPPDSPLPTPTPSNPTPPDSALPTPTPSNPTPPDSAPSNPTGSNPAPPAPTPSNSTPPHPTSPEPTSPESTSPHPTPMAPPPITRRHTLSWEAAGPCGTGARPLPARTLVITASRHTNALRAMVEAGGRCRLVAVDGDQDPQQALDHVLDEAPEGFRHLRVVADLHPAPAWPAPPAADVLAVQEAAFWAVRRLRDRLTEGGTVAVGVAAPFLGEEAAPHAHLFTGFVKSLAWELTGCTVRAVVGDSTEPLAVLAALEGELARPADGLPVVRHRGATRYVQRLTENAPPAPDGAPPLAPGAVVVATGGARGITAACLLGLARQVPLRIHLVGAGRPGDVPDDLLHTPDQELLAARARYITDQCSRAPRRPVGEINAAFDRLLHARESALTLRALRETCGADQVHFHTCDVTDANAVRALADAVRTREGHVDLFVNGAGLHHPGDITRKTLPDMRRVRDVKLFGHHHLRAAFTGALAPRLWCNFGSVTGVAGLPGESDYSPANDFLSAAAYVGDDGEFTIAWTIWDETGLGSGAVVRAHTARTARLSRMTTAEGVAHFLTELRRRTHDEGGNDRLVTFIGEAEHRSFDARFPGLRTIGNTDRHHSADTPRATPLTPPIPSGLLGEPVTRHADHAVWHLVLDLDAHGFLRDHLVDGRPTVPGVMLADIAVQAARALAPGLPPRGIDDLAFSAWVRARTDGRPARYRVEARRRDTRTACAVAVTIRSDVVAPGGRVLAHDREHVRATVRLGGTAPLPEPYGPLVGPHRTVDDPYYDTASPVLLTGAFRATDRCRATGSGTGARWRPDPERLSALPRLSTPVVLLDGLARTPALAPAPDGHHPVAVPHHIERITLYGHGDDHDLVRAHPTGLRLHHSPATGTSTATTPDGRVVAQISGMRATVLARVPARPRTATAATLTTAVRAATGPTAAGHRTEDDTP; from the coding sequence ATGAGCGGCGGCCGGCCCGAAGTGCCCGCGGCACGGGATCTCGCCGGAAAGATCGCCCTGGTCACCGGGGGTGGCAAGGGGGTCGGGGCGGCGATCAGCCGTGAACTGGCCCGGCACGGCGCCCTCGTGGTGGTCAACTCCTTCCACTCGCCGCGGGCCGCCGAGGAGACCGTCGCGTCGATCCGTACCGCCGGGGGCCGGGCGGAGCCGCTGCGGGCCAGCGTCGCCAAACACGACCAGGTGACCGCGATGTTCGCGACCCTGGCCGAGCGGCACGGCGGCGTGGACATCCTGGTCAACAACGCGGCGCGGGGCGTGTTCGCCCGTTTCGACGACCTCACCGACTCCGAGTGGCAGCGGGCGCTGGACACCAACCTCCACGGAGCCCGCTGGTGCGCCCTCGAAGCGGCGCCGCTGATGGCCGCGCGCGGTGGCGGTGCCATCGTGAACGTCTCGTCCGTCGGTGCCGGGCTGGCCATGGACAACTACCTGCTGGTGGGGGTGTGCAAGGCGGCGCTGGAGGCGATGACCCGGTATCTGGCCGCCGATCTCGGCCCGTCGGGAATCCGGGTGAACACCGCGTCGGCCGGGCTGCTGGACAATGCCACGGCCGCACTGTTCCCCGGCGCGGACGCCCTGCGGGCGACCTGCGCGGCGGCGGCCCCGCTCGGTGGGGTGGGGCATGAGGACGACCTCGCCCGGCTGGTGGCCTTCCTCGCCTCCCCGCAGGCCCGCTGGATCTCCGGGCAGTGCCTGCTGGCCGACGGCGGACTGTCCGTGGGCCGCGCCATGCTCACGCCCCACGGGGCCGCCCCGACTCCTCCGCCCCCGCCCCCTCCGTTCCCCACTCTTCCGTCCCCGCCCCCTCCGTCCCCGGCTCCGGCTTCGTCTCCGGTCCAGGTCCAGGTCCCGGCTCCGCCCCCTGTTCGGGCCGATTTCGCGTCGACCACGCGGCCTCCCGCCACGGAGCGGAACACGGCGCGCACGGTGGCTGTGGTGGGCATGGGCCTGGTGGTTCCGGGCGCCGAGGGGCCGGAGGAATTCCGGCGGCGGCTGATGGAGGGCGTCCCCCAGTTCGACGAGCCAGGAGAACGGTTTCCCCTGGAGGACTTCTGGTCGCCGGAGGCTGCCCCGGACCGTACCTACAGCCGGGTCGCCGGTTACGTCCGCCCCGCACCGGACACCGAAGAGGGCACCGGGCAGCACATCGGGAAGAGGGCCGACGAGAACGCGAAGGAAGAGGACTTCCTCACCGTGTGGACGCGCACCGCGCTCCTCCAGTGCGACGCCCCGCGTCTGGCGTCCGGAGCCGGTGTCCGCACCGCGTGCTTCGCCGGTGCCTGGGCCGAGGGATCCCCACACATGGAGGAGAGCCTGCTCGTCGAGGCCGCCGCCGACGGCATCGCGGAGCACTGGGACGGAGAGCAGGCCGAGGATCCCGAGGACCCCGGGGCGCTGCGCGCCCTGCTCGTCCGATGGCTGCGGTCCGCACACCGGCACGCGGGCGCACCGGCCGGACACCTGCCGACGGCGGCCCTGCGCGCCGCCGTCGCGTCAGTGCTTCTCCGGCCGGTACCGGTCCAGGTCGTCGACACCGCCTGCTCCTCCGCGCTGTACGCCATCGACCTGGGCGCCCGGGCCCTCCTGGACGGCGAGTGCGATCTCGCCCTGTGCGGCGGGGTGTTCTCCCTCGGCCCCCGTTACAGCGTGCTGTTCTCCCAACTGCGCGGGCTGAGCCGGTCGGGCGCGGTCCGGGCCCTCGACGCCGACGCGGACGGGGTGCTGTTCGCCGACGGGGCGGCGTTCGTCACCCTCAAGCGACTGGACGCCGCCCGGGCCGACGGCGACCACGTCCTGGGGGTGCTGGCCGGGTTCGGCGCGGCGTCCGACGGGCGCGGCCGGGCCGTCCACGCCCCCAACTCCAAAGGGCAGGAACGGGCGTTGAGCCGGGCTCGGGCCATTTCCGGCATCGCACCGGAGCAGATCGACTGGGTGGTCGCCCATGCCACCGGCACCCCGGTCGGCGACCGGGTCGAGCGCGGGGTGCTGGCGGAGCAACTGCCCCACGCATGGTGCACATCGAACAAGTCGGTGTTCGGTCACACCGGCTGGGCGGCCGGTGCGGTGTCGGTCGTCCACGCCCTGCAGGCCATGGCCCACTCCACGATCCCGCCGCAGATCCCCTACCGCTGCCCCGACCACGCGCCGCCGCTACGGGTACCGACCGAGCCGGTGGCCTGGCCGCGCCCGGCCGACCGGCCACGAACCGTGGGGGTTTCGGCGTTCGGTTTCGGCGGGACCAACGGGCATCTGCTGCTCCAGGACGCCCCCCGGCCCGGCGAGACCGCACCGGCCTCCTTGCCCGCCCCCGTCGAGGACGATCCGGTGGTCGTCGTGGCCTGGTCGGCCCACCTGCCCGGAGCCCCGGACGCGGCGGACATCGCACGCCGTCTGGCCGACGGACGCAACCCGGCGGCACGGCGCTCGTTCGGGGCGCGGTACCCGATCCCGTCCTTCGCCGAGGTACGCATCCCCGCGTCCACCGCCGCGGGCATCGACCGGGCCCAGCTCATGGCGTTGCAGGCGGTCGCCGCACTCGTTCCCCGGGACGCCCCGCCCCGGTGGGAGGGGCTGCGGGAGACCTGCGGGGTCTTCGCCGCCCACACCGGCGTCCCCGCCGCCTCGCCCGACACGACCGTCCGGTGCCACGCCGCTTCGCTGACCGGGGCGGTCGGGCGACCGCTGCCCGACGGACTCGACCGCACCGCGCTGCGCAGGGCCACCTCGGCGTTCCTCGACGCGGTGCGCGAGCGCACCCGCCCGGGGGAGGACACCCTGGCCGGGCTGATGCCGAACGTGATCCCCGCCCGGATCGCGGCCCTGCACGACCTGCACGGTCCCACCATGATCCTCGACACCGGGCTCACCTCGGGACGCAGCGCCCTCGGGGCCGCCGCCGCGCACCTGCGGCGCGGGGAGCTGGAGATGGCGCTGGTGCTGGGCGTCAACGGTGCCACCGGGCCCCTGTTCACCCGCCTGCACGACCCGGCCGGTTCCCGGCAGACGGCGGAGGGGGCCTTCGTCCTGGTGCTCACCCGGTCCTCCGTGGCCCGCGCCCGCGGCTGGCCCCTCCTCACCACCCTCGACACCCTGTCCGCCCGGCTGTCCGCCGGGCATTGCGCACCGGACGGACCCGGGTGGAGCTACCCGGGGGCCGACGACCTGGTGACCGCCCTACGACACATCGTCACCCACCCGCCGCATCCCACACCGCCGGACTCCCCACTGCCGACCCCCACACCGTCCAACCCCACACCGCCGGACTCCGCACTGCCGACCCCCACACCGTCCAACCCCACACCGCCGGACTCCGCACCGTCGAACCCCACAGGGTCCAATCCCGCACCGCCGGCCCCCACACCGTCCAACTCCACACCGCCGCACCCCACATCACCGGAGCCCACATCACCGGAGTCCACATCGCCGCACCCCACGCCGATGGCCCCGCCCCCGATCACCCGGCGGCACACCCTGAGCTGGGAGGCGGCCGGACCGTGCGGTACCGGTGCACGGCCGCTGCCGGCCCGCACCCTGGTGATCACCGCCTCCCGGCACACGAATGCCCTGCGCGCCATGGTCGAGGCCGGTGGCCGCTGCCGCCTGGTCGCCGTCGACGGGGACCAGGACCCGCAACAGGCCCTCGACCACGTCCTGGACGAGGCCCCGGAGGGGTTCCGGCACCTGAGGGTCGTCGCCGACCTGCACCCGGCACCCGCCTGGCCCGCACCGCCCGCCGCCGACGTACTGGCCGTGCAGGAGGCGGCGTTCTGGGCGGTACGCCGACTGCGCGACCGGCTCACCGAAGGCGGCACGGTCGCGGTGGGAGTGGCGGCGCCGTTTCTCGGGGAGGAGGCCGCCCCGCACGCCCATCTCTTCACCGGCTTCGTCAAGTCCCTGGCCTGGGAGCTGACCGGCTGCACCGTGCGCGCGGTGGTCGGCGACAGCACCGAGCCCCTGGCCGTACTGGCCGCTTTGGAGGGTGAACTCGCCCGCCCGGCCGACGGGTTGCCCGTGGTCCGCCACCGCGGCGCCACCCGCTACGTCCAGCGCCTCACCGAGAACGCCCCTCCCGCGCCGGACGGGGCCCCGCCGCTCGCCCCCGGCGCGGTGGTCGTGGCCACGGGCGGCGCCCGCGGCATCACCGCCGCCTGCCTGCTCGGCCTCGCACGCCAGGTGCCCCTGCGGATCCACCTCGTGGGGGCCGGCCGCCCCGGCGACGTCCCCGACGACCTGCTGCACACCCCCGACCAGGAACTGCTCGCGGCGCGCGCCCGCTACATCACCGACCAGTGCTCCCGCGCACCACGGCGGCCGGTGGGCGAGATCAACGCCGCCTTCGACCGCCTCCTGCACGCCCGCGAGTCCGCCCTGACCCTGCGGGCCCTGCGCGAGACGTGCGGCGCCGACCAGGTCCACTTCCACACCTGCGACGTCACGGACGCGAACGCCGTACGCGCCCTGGCCGACGCCGTCCGCACCCGGGAGGGCCACGTCGACCTGTTCGTCAACGGCGCGGGGCTGCACCACCCGGGTGACATCACCCGTAAGACCCTGCCCGACATGCGCCGTGTCCGCGACGTCAAACTGTTCGGCCACCACCATCTGCGCGCCGCGTTCACCGGCGCTCTCGCCCCGCGCCTGTGGTGCAACTTCGGCTCGGTCACCGGAGTGGCCGGCCTGCCCGGCGAGAGCGACTACTCCCCGGCCAACGACTTCCTGTCCGCCGCTGCTTACGTCGGCGACGACGGCGAGTTCACCATCGCCTGGACCATCTGGGACGAGACCGGTCTCGGCTCCGGGGCCGTCGTCCGGGCCCATACCGCACGCACCGCCCGGCTGTCCCGCATGACCACCGCCGAAGGAGTCGCCCACTTCCTGACCGAACTGCGCCGTCGTACCCACGACGAGGGCGGGAACGACCGGCTCGTCACCTTCATCGGCGAAGCCGAACACCGCTCCTTCGACGCCCGCTTCCCGGGCCTGCGCACCATCGGGAACACCGACCGCCACCACTCGGCCGACACCCCCCGGGCCACCCCACTTACCCCACCCATCCCGTCCGGGCTGCTCGGTGAACCCGTCACCCGGCACGCCGACCACGCCGTCTGGCACCTGGTCCTCGACCTGGACGCCCACGGCTTCCTGCGCGACCACCTGGTGGACGGCAGACCCACCGTGCCGGGGGTGATGCTGGCCGACATCGCGGTCCAGGCGGCCCGCGCACTGGCCCCCGGGCTGCCGCCGCGCGGCATCGACGACCTCGCCTTCAGTGCCTGGGTCCGCGCCCGCACCGACGGCAGACCCGCCCGCTACCGCGTCGAGGCCCGCCGTCGCGACACCAGGACGGCCTGCGCGGTTGCTGTGACCATCCGCTCCGACGTCGTCGCCCCCGGCGGACGCGTTCTGGCACACGACCGGGAACACGTCCGCGCCACGGTCCGGCTGGGCGGCACGGCCCCGCTGCCCGAACCGTACGGCCCGCTCGTCGGCCCCCACCGCACGGTCGACGACCCGTACTACGACACCGCCTCCCCGGTCCTGCTCACCGGCGCCTTCCGCGCCACCGACCGGTGCCGCGCCACCGGCTCGGGCACCGGGGCCCGCTGGCGCCCCGACCCGGAACGGCTGTCCGCACTGCCCCGGCTCTCCACCCCGGTCGTCCTCCTGGACGGGCTCGCCCGCACCCCCGCCCTCGCCCCCGCCCCGGACGGCCACCACCCCGTCGCCGTCCCCCACCACATCGAACGCATCACCCTGTACGGGCACGGCGACGACCACGACCTCGTCCGGGCCCACCCCACCGGGCTGCGACTCCACCACTCACCCGCCACCGGCACCAGCACCGCCACCACCCCGGACGGCCGCGTGGTCGCCCAGATCTCCGGCATGCGCGCCACCGTCCTCGCCCGCGTCCCGGCCCGCCCCCGCACCGCGACCGCCGCGACCCTCACCACTGCCGTGCGGGCCGCGACCGGACCGACCGCGGCCGGTCACCGGACCGAGGACGACACCCCGTGA